The following DNA comes from Gammaproteobacteria bacterium.
CTCCACGCCGGTGGCCGCCAGCAACAGCGTCATAATGCAGAAACATACGACATACAGTGAAAAATATCCCCAGATCGAGTCTATGACCTCGCTCGACAGGGCCTTGTTCCCGATCTTGACCAGATAATAGGCATTGGGATGCACCAGGCGCTTGATCTCGCGCGTGCCCTGGCGCATCAGCAGCAGGACGCGGATCACCTTCAGGCCACCACCGGCGGATCCCGCGCAGCCGCCGATGAAACTGCTCATCAGCAGCAGAAAGGGCAGGAACGAGGGCCATTGGTGATATTCGGAGGTGGTGAAGCCGGCCGTGGTCGCGATGGAAACCGCCTGAAAGAGGCCGCGCTGGAGGGATTCGCCGAATCCGGACATAGTCCCGCTGACGTACAGCAGCACGGTCGCGACCGCTGTCATGATGGCGAGCACGTACAGATACGTGCGGAACTCGGGGTCATGCACATAGGGCTGCACGCCGGCGCCGCGCCAGGCGATGAAGTGGAGCGCGAAATTCGCCCCCGAAATGATCATGAACACGATCGCCACGTTCTCGATCAGGGGATTGTCGAAATAACCGATGCTGGCATCGTGGGTGGAGAACCCACCGAGCGAGACGGTGGAAAAGCTGTGCCCCACCGCATCGAACAGGCTCATCCCGGCAATCCAGTAGGCGCCCGCGCAGAGCAGGGTCAGGGTGAGGTAGATGTATCCCAGGGCCTTCACCGTCTCGGTGACGCGCGGAGTAAGCCGGTTATCCTTCATCGGCCCGGGAGTCTCGGCGCGGAACAACTGCATGCCGCCGATGCCGAGCATCGGCAATATCGCCACTGCCAGCACGATGATGCCCATGCCGCCCAGCCATTGCAGCTGCTGGCGGTAATACAGGACCGAATCCGGCAACCCGTCCAGCCCGCTGAGCACCGTCGCGCCCGTGGTCGTCAATCCGGAGAGCGATTCAAATACGGCGTCTCCGAAGGACAACCCGGGACTGAACAGAAAAGGCAACGCACCAAACAGCGCGAGCAGCATCCAGGACGATACCACTACCAGGAAGCCGTCACGCAGGCGCAGATCAAGACGCACGCCGCGTACCGGCAGCCACAGAATCAGGCCGCAAACCACTGTCACGGCGCAGGAAAGCGCGAAACCGGCCAGGGTGCCATCGGCGTCGCGCCACGCCAGCAATAGCGGCGGCAGCATGCTCGCGCCGAACAGCGTCAGCAACAACCCGACTATGCGCTGGATGATGCGCAGCTGCATCGGCGGGGCATCCGCGCACGCGGTGGTCGCGTACGCAACGAAACGGTTGAATGGGTCATACTGAGAGACCTAGAAGAAGGTGACGCCGACCTGGAACAGGCGCTCCACCTCGGCGACCCGCTTCTTGTCCACGAGGAACAGAATGACGTGGTCGTCCGCCTCGATCACCGTATCGTGGTGCGCCATCAGCACCTCGTCACCACGCACGATGGCCCCGATGGTCGTGCCGGGTGGCAGTTTGATGTCCTCCACGGCCCGGCCCACTACGCTGGACGACTTGGTGTCGCCGTGCGCCACCGCCTCGATCGCCTCGGCCGCCCCGCGGCGCAGCGAATGCACGACCACGACGTCGCCGCGGCGCACATGGGCGAGCAGACCGCCGATGGTCGCGAGATGGGGTGAGATGGCGATGTCGATATTGCCGCTCTCCACCAGGTCGACGTATGCCGAGCGGTTGATCAGGGATATCACCTTGCGCGCACCGAGTCGCTTGGCGAGCATGGAGGACAGGATATTCGCCTCGTCGTCATTGGTGACGGAGCAGAACACATCGGTATTCTCGATATTTTCCTCGACGAGCAGATCCTCGTCGGCGGCATCGCCCTGCAGAACCAGGGTACGCTCGAGCTCGCCGGACACTTCCTGCACCCGCGCCGTATCGTGCTCGATGAGCTTGACCTGGTAGCGGTTCTCCAGCGCGCTCGCCAGGCCCTTGCCGATGTTGCCGCCGCCGACCAGGATGACGCGCCTGACCGGCTTGTCGAGCTTGCGCAGCTCGCCCATCACCGCCCGGATGTCCTCGGTCGCGGCGATGAAGAATACCTCGTCGTCGACCTCGATCACGGTATCGCCCTGGGGGGTGATCGGGGCGCCGCGGCGGAAGATCGCGGCGACGCGGGTCTTGATGCCGGGCATGTGCTCGCGCAGCTCGCGCAGCTCATGTCCCACCAGCGGCCCGCCATAGTAGGCCTTGACCGCGACCAGGCGCACGCGCCCGCCGGCGAAATCGAGCACCTGCAGCGCGCCCGGGTATTCGATCAGGCGCTGTACCTGGTCGATCACCACCTGTTCGGGGCTGATCAGCATGTCGATCGGCAGCGCTTCCTGGGTGAACAGCTGCGAATAGGCGAGGTAGTCGCGCGCGCGCACGCGCGCGATCTTGGTCGGGGTGTGGAACAGGGTATAGGCGACCTGACAGGCGACCATGTTGGTCTCGTCGCTGCTGGTGACCGCGATGATCATGTCGGCGTCCTCCGCCCCGGCGCGGCGCAGCACCTCGGGATGGGACGCCTGGCCGAGGACGGTGCGCAGATCGAGCCGGTCCTGCAGCTCCTGCAGACGCTTGGCGTCGTGGTCGACCACCGTGATGTCATTGGCCTCGCGCGCCAGATTCTCCGCCACGGACCCACCGACCTGCCCCGCCCCCAGTATGATTATCTTCATGTCGTGATCACTTCCCGTATCCGGATCCGTGAATTAATCGTGCCCGCGTGATTCTAATCCTGCTTCGCCTTGATTCCGAGCATGCGCAGCTTGCGGTACAGATGAGTCCGCTCGATGCCGGCGCGCTGCGCCACCTCGGCCATGTTGCCGCCCACGACGCCGATCTGATACTCGAAATAGGCCCGCTCGAACTCCAGGCGCGCGGTGCGCAATTCTGAATCGAACGCGACCGGGATCTCCGCCGTATGGCGCGTGCGCACACCCAGGGCCGTCTCCACGTCTCCCAGCGTGATCTCCTCCCCGGTGGCCAGGATCAGCAGGCGCTGCACCAGATTCTTCAGTTCGCGCACATTGCCTGGCCAGTGGTGTCCGCAGAGGCGCTTGCGCGCCGCCTCGGTGAAGCGATGCGGCGGCAGATTGTCCTGCCTGACGAAGACATCGGCGTAATAGTCGAGCAGCGCCGGAACATCCTCGCTGTGCTCACGCAACGGCGGTATCCGCAGTGGGACCACGTTGAGCTGGTAATAGAGGTCCTCCCTGAAACTGCCCGCCTTGATGTCGGCCTCCAGATCACGATGGGTCGCGGCGATCACGCGCACATCGAAAGGCACCGGATCCTTGCCGCCGACACGGATGAAGTGCTTGTCCTCGAGCGCCCCGATGAGCTTGGCCTGCACGGCAAGATTCATCTCGCCGATCTCGCCCAGCAGCAGGGTGCCGCCGTTCGCCTTCTCGAAGAATCCGTAGCGGATGCCCGCGCCCTGCTCCGCGCCGAACAATTCGACCGCGGCGTTGTCTCCCGCGATCGCGGCGATGCCGGCCTCGACAAACGGGCCCCTGGCGCGCGCGCTGCAATGATGCAGGAATCGCGCGAACAGCTCCTTGCCGCTGCCGGGCTCGCCGCTGATCAGCACCCAGGCGTTGTGCCTGGCGATACGCTGGACCTGCGTGCGCAACTCCCTCAGCGCGGCGCTGCCGCCGATCGGCTCGATCAGAGCCAGGGCGTGCTCGCGCAGCCCAAGGTTCTCCCGCTGCAGACGGTCGGCTTCCAGCGCGCGCTGCACCACCAGCAGGAGCTTCGACAGGGAAAGCGGTTTTTCGACGAAATCATAGGCGCCGAGCTTGGTCGCCTCGACCGCCGTCTCCACCGTACCGTGCCCCGAGATCATGATGACCGGCGAATCCACGCCGCCTTGCTGCGACCATTCGCGCAGCAGGGTCAGGCCGTCGGTGTCCG
Coding sequences within:
- a CDS encoding potassium transporter, which encodes MQLRIIQRIVGLLLTLFGASMLPPLLLAWRDADGTLAGFALSCAVTVVCGLILWLPVRGVRLDLRLRDGFLVVVSSWMLLALFGALPFLFSPGLSFGDAVFESLSGLTTTGATVLSGLDGLPDSVLYYRQQLQWLGGMGIIVLAVAILPMLGIGGMQLFRAETPGPMKDNRLTPRVTETVKALGYIYLTLTLLCAGAYWIAGMSLFDAVGHSFSTVSLGGFSTHDASIGYFDNPLIENVAIVFMIISGANFALHFIAWRGAGVQPYVHDPEFRTYLYVLAIMTAVATVLLYVSGTMSGFGESLQRGLFQAVSIATTAGFTTSEYHQWPSFLPFLLLMSSFIGGCAGSAGGGLKVIRVLLLMRQGTREIKRLVHPNAYYLVKIGNKALSSEVIDSIWGYFSLYVVCFCIMTLLLAATGVELVTAFSAVAACINNMGAGLGNVGNDFSGLNAASKWVLCAAMLLGRLEMFTLLVLFMPGFWRK
- the trkA gene encoding Trk system potassium transporter TrkA, which translates into the protein MKIIILGAGQVGGSVAENLAREANDITVVDHDAKRLQELQDRLDLRTVLGQASHPEVLRRAGAEDADMIIAVTSSDETNMVACQVAYTLFHTPTKIARVRARDYLAYSQLFTQEALPIDMLISPEQVVIDQVQRLIEYPGALQVLDFAGGRVRLVAVKAYYGGPLVGHELRELREHMPGIKTRVAAIFRRGAPITPQGDTVIEVDDEVFFIAATEDIRAVMGELRKLDKPVRRVILVGGGNIGKGLASALENRYQVKLIEHDTARVQEVSGELERTLVLQGDAADEDLLVEENIENTDVFCSVTNDDEANILSSMLAKRLGARKVISLINRSAYVDLVESGNIDIAISPHLATIGGLLAHVRRGDVVVVHSLRRGAAEAIEAVAHGDTKSSSVVGRAVEDIKLPPGTTIGAIVRGDEVLMAHHDTVIEADDHVILFLVDKKRVAEVERLFQVGVTFF
- a CDS encoding sigma-54-dependent Fis family transcriptional regulator, whose protein sequence is MMNTHVLVIDDERDIRELVREILEDEGYEVSVAEDAAQARQARRQRRPDLILMDVWLPDTDGLTLLREWSQQGGVDSPVIMISGHGTVETAVEATKLGAYDFVEKPLSLSKLLLVVQRALEADRLQRENLGLREHALALIEPIGGSAALRELRTQVQRIARHNAWVLISGEPGSGKELFARFLHHCSARARGPFVEAGIAAIAGDNAAVELFGAEQGAGIRYGFFEKANGGTLLLGEIGEMNLAVQAKLIGALEDKHFIRVGGKDPVPFDVRVIAATHRDLEADIKAGSFREDLYYQLNVVPLRIPPLREHSEDVPALLDYYADVFVRQDNLPPHRFTEAARKRLCGHHWPGNVRELKNLVQRLLILATGEEITLGDVETALGVRTRHTAEIPVAFDSELRTARLEFERAYFEYQIGVVGGNMAEVAQRAGIERTHLYRKLRMLGIKAKQD